The window GCAGGCTCAGTTTGCTCTTGACATCAAGAAATGGGCTTTGCCGATCTACGAGGAGATTTTTGACATTCCCTATGCCCTGCCCAAGCTTGATACACTTGTTGCCCACGATTTCGATGCTGGAGCGATGGAGAACTGGGGTCTGATCACCGGTCGAACCACTGCCTATCTCTACGACCCCGAAAAGTCTCCCCTCTCCGCCAAGAAGCGTGTCGCCACTGTCCAATGCCATGAACTTGCACACATGTGGTTCGGTGACATTGTCACTATGAAGTGGTGGGACAACCTGTGGTTGAACGAGGCTTTCGCTACTCTTATGGGTGAGCTCATCATTCCTGAACGTGTTTGGCCCGAATGGAACCCTCGATCGCAGTTCCTGAGGACGCATCTCCAAGGTGCTCTCGAACTTGACTCTCAGAGGTCTTCTCACCCTATCGAGGTTGAGTGCCCCGACTCCAACCAGATTGCGCAAATCTTTGACTCTATATCTTACTCCAAGGGTGCTTCCGTGTTGAGGATGCTTGCCGGTGTGGTTGGTGAGGAAAAGTTCTTGAAGGGTGTTTCTCTCTACCTCAAGAAGCACGTCTACGATAATGCGGAGACCAAGGACTTGTGGGAAGGTATCTCTGAGGCATCCGGATTGGATGTTGCCAAGATCATGGCCAATTGGACACTCACGACTGGTTTCCCTGTCATCAAAGTCGACGAATCTGCTGATGGCAAGATCACCGTCACTCAGAACCGATTCCTTTCCACTGGGGACGTCAAGCCTGAGGAGGACGAGACTCTGTGGTACGTCCCCCTTGAGATTGCGTCTCTCGACGACCGCGGCAAGGTCTCTGTCGACCACTCGGCGATTTTGCAAGGTCGATCTTCCACGTTTACCGTCGCCAACGCGGACGCCTTCAAGCTCAACGCCTCGACCATCGGTGTCTACCGTGTCGCCTACTCTCCCGAACGGCTCACCAAACTCGGCAAGCAGGCTTCCAGCTTCACGGTCGAAGACCGAGTGGGTCTCGTGTCTGACGCTGCTACCCTCGCTCGAGCGGGCCATGGAAAGACTAGCGGTTCTCTCAATCTGATCCATGAACTGGGTGCGGCGGAGACCGAGTTCTTGCCGTGGTCGCAGATCGGGTCCGCGCTCGGCAGGCTTTCTTCCGCGTGGTGGGAACAGCCAGAGAACGTGCGGGATGCGATCAACAAGCTTCGAGTCAAGCTGTTCAAGCCGCTTGTCGAGAAGCTTGGGTTTGAGAATGCCAAGGATGACGCGCCCGACGTCAAGGAATTGCGAGAGTTGGTGGTGGCTACCGCTGCGGCGGCAAAAGACGCCGAGGTGATCCAGGAGATGAAGGACCGTTTCCAGCCGTTCCTCGAGAAGAATGATGACTCGCGTATCCCTCCTGATCTCCAGAGGAGTATCTTTATGACCGTCGTCGAGCACGGTGGAGAGGCCGAGTATGAAAAGGTTCTCGAGGTGTTCCACAAGCCTGACAACCCCAGTACCAAGGTCGATGCCATGTACGCGCTTTGTTCCGCCAAGGATGAGGGATTGTTGGACAGGACCTTTGCCATGTTGGAAAAGCATGTCAAGGATCAGGATCTTTACATCTTTTTCGTGCGTTTTTGTCCCTTGTCTCTTTCGTATTTTGGATAGACTAACTTTTGATGTCTGTCTGTCTTTTTTTGGCAGGCCGGTTTTGGTAGCAACAGGTACGCCCGAAGGAAGGTTGGCAACTACTTCAAGGCCAACTACGACTCTGTACgtcttctctttcccttgGGGGACTAACACGATACACATTGTAACAAGTTGCTAATCCTTATTATCCTATGCGCAATTGAAAAAAACAGCTCATCAAACGCTACCCTGACGGTAACGGCCTCAACTACCTCGTCAAGGGTTCCTTTGCTTCACTCTCTAGCCGCAAGGAC is drawn from Cryptococcus gattii WM276 chromosome A, complete sequence and contains these coding sequences:
- a CDS encoding Leucyl aminopeptidase, putative (Similar to TIGR gene model, INSD accession AAW41676.1), which translates into the protein MLSRGLARSQNIQRSLISRNVSQLASPLALRATALSNSNKPSNKNSPLQPYRRNLCFCRHHNDMSDIPSVLGGTVAAGAQDDYRLPTTVYPNHYDIVIKTDLLSSPPTFTGEALITLDVNSSTSELVFHLNKELSITHIAISTSDLKTTSSLVIPKEELKLDEEKERATISLAKLPGGGLKEGTKDVKVFFKFESELHATMFGYYRSEGDADENGKKPIYGLTQFEATAARKAFPCWDEPLIKSKFSISMISRNGNTNLSNMPEISTKPWKAPSNASIEQVFSSSYELGSLLGGSSSFAKTEGKIEGKTEGKTEGKTESSSGSDDWHITKFETSPLMSTYLVAYASGEFVSLESEHKSKLTGKTVPLKIFATKDQIKQAQFALDIKKWALPIYEEIFDIPYALPKLDTLVAHDFDAGAMENWGLITGRTTAYLYDPEKSPLSAKKRVATVQCHELAHMWFGDIVTMKWWDNLWLNEAFATLMGELIIPERVWPEWNPRSQFLRTHLQGALELDSQRSSHPIEVECPDSNQIAQIFDSISYSKGASVLRMLAGVVGEEKFLKGVSLYLKKHVYDNAETKDLWEGISEASGLDVAKIMANWTLTTGFPVIKVDESADGKITVTQNRFLSTGDVKPEEDETLWYVPLEIASLDDRGKVSVDHSAILQGRSSTFTVANADAFKLNASTIGVYRVAYSPERLTKLGKQASSFTVEDRVGLVSDAATLARAGHGKTSGSLNLIHELGAAETEFLPWSQIGSALGRLSSAWWEQPENVRDAINKLRVKLFKPLVEKLGFENAKDDAPDVKELRELVVATAAAAKDAEVIQEMKDRFQPFLEKNDDSRIPPDLQRSIFMTVVEHGGEAEYEKVLEVFHKPDNPSTKVDAMYALCSAKDEGLLDRTFAMLEKHVKDQDLYIFFAGFGSNRYARRKVGNYFKANYDSLIKRYPDGNGLNYLVKGSFASLSSRKDLEDVKAFFETKDIRKFKLAVAQTCDSIQAAADWVERDSKDVEKWLKENQFL